The Microcoleus sp. AS-A8 genome contains a region encoding:
- a CDS encoding methyl-accepting chemotaxis protein: protein MTQIPPHNSFTKTSNGHPLVPNHLPVGGKTPVMEDSSSPIVLSSQKAESYLQNLDLSVQKRQPPWWRFSHQAFTSLRTKATLLALAIGTIPVALVGTTAYFTASTGIKTEILQNEEHNTQDLEDRLNFFIKQRYEDLLRLSKLDAFTNPQVRNSLTAEEKNAILKDWIDSGKIYNSILVYNPPRRETIASAGEIFDLEQVLKVDYTQAVLATDRPVIVDPRQSRTQGVGFSFFAAAPVKDKSTNKTVALVRTRASMTVVNDFLYGSEANLGRDFYLTDSQGNITASSNPKLLQKKLADIFPKLSSQIQKAGKQKLTTIMSEKGQEQIFTYVPNEELRRAYGLNWSLVVARPTVVAFAPQRQLLITLLLGTVFFTALVAVIAIAIANRATRPILEATDAVVKIGQGELNTRLTVQGDDELALLVNKINDMAGQLGILLHEKERVADEQRQLTELLQNRVLELLEEVEPINDGDLTIRATVTADDIGTIADSYNFMVANLREIVTKVQFAATNVATTTSNNEQSIQALSQEAVRQAEEITVALKQVQEMAQSARQVALSAEKAAQVVRRASQTVEEGDAAMNRTVEGIVAIRETVSQTRQKVKYLGESSQKISTVVNLISEFASQTKMLAFNASIEATRAGEQGRGFAIVADEVRTLAQQSAEASREIEKLIAAIQGETNEVIAAMEAGTEQVVMGTKLVDETRHTLSKITVASAEVSQLVEEIAQAASEQSGVSETVTQTMTNVAQISDKTSQEATVVSSSFEELQRVAKALQEDVAQFKVS, encoded by the coding sequence ATGACTCAGATTCCCCCTCACAATTCCTTTACCAAAACGTCCAATGGTCACCCGTTAGTCCCTAACCATTTACCTGTTGGGGGTAAAACACCTGTGATGGAAGATTCTTCTTCCCCTATTGTGCTGTCTTCCCAAAAAGCTGAATCTTATTTACAGAATTTAGACCTTTCTGTGCAAAAGCGGCAACCTCCTTGGTGGCGCTTCTCCCATCAGGCTTTTACTAGTTTGCGAACCAAGGCAACATTACTGGCTCTCGCTATCGGCACAATTCCCGTGGCGCTAGTTGGAACAACCGCCTATTTTACGGCTAGTACAGGAATTAAGACAGAAATTCTTCAAAATGAAGAACATAATACTCAAGACTTGGAAGACAGGTTAAATTTCTTTATCAAACAGCGCTATGAGGACCTGCTCAGGCTGTCTAAGCTAGATGCCTTCACCAACCCTCAGGTTCGGAATTCCCTCACGGCTGAGGAAAAAAATGCCATCCTCAAGGACTGGATAGACTCTGGCAAAATCTACAACAGCATACTTGTGTATAACCCTCCTCGACGGGAAACGATTGCCTCAGCAGGCGAGATATTTGACCTAGAGCAGGTGTTGAAGGTGGACTATACTCAAGCTGTATTGGCAACGGATCGCCCCGTAATCGTCGATCCGCGACAAAGCCGAACTCAGGGTGTGGGTTTTAGTTTTTTTGCGGCGGCTCCTGTTAAGGATAAATCAACCAACAAAACAGTCGCCCTTGTCCGTACCCGTGCCTCAATGACTGTAGTGAACGACTTTTTGTATGGAAGCGAAGCCAACCTGGGTCGAGACTTTTATCTGACGGATTCTCAAGGAAATATTACCGCATCCAGTAACCCCAAGCTGCTCCAGAAAAAGCTAGCAGACATATTCCCCAAGTTATCTTCCCAGATCCAGAAAGCGGGTAAGCAAAAGCTCACCACGATCATGTCTGAGAAAGGGCAGGAGCAAATTTTCACCTATGTTCCCAACGAGGAACTGCGTCGAGCCTATGGATTGAACTGGAGTCTGGTGGTTGCGCGCCCTACAGTGGTTGCCTTTGCTCCCCAAAGACAGCTACTCATCACCCTGCTTTTGGGGACGGTTTTTTTCACAGCGTTAGTAGCCGTAATCGCGATCGCAATCGCCAACCGAGCCACTCGTCCAATTTTAGAGGCGACGGATGCTGTGGTCAAAATTGGTCAGGGAGAACTGAATACTCGCTTGACGGTACAAGGTGACGATGAACTGGCCTTGTTAGTCAATAAAATCAACGATATGGCGGGTCAGTTGGGCATACTCTTGCACGAAAAAGAACGAGTCGCCGATGAGCAACGCCAGCTCACGGAACTCTTGCAAAATCGGGTGTTGGAACTCCTGGAAGAAGTCGAACCGATTAATGATGGAGACCTCACTATTCGCGCAACCGTGACCGCCGATGATATTGGGACAATCGCCGACTCCTACAATTTCATGGTCGCAAACTTGCGCGAAATTGTCACAAAGGTGCAATTTGCTGCTACCAACGTTGCCACAACGACGAGTAATAATGAACAGTCCATCCAAGCGCTCTCCCAAGAAGCAGTACGTCAAGCCGAGGAAATTACCGTAGCGCTCAAGCAGGTGCAAGAGATGGCTCAATCGGCGCGACAGGTGGCACTCAGTGCGGAAAAAGCAGCCCAAGTGGTACGCAGAGCCAGTCAAACCGTGGAAGAAGGTGACGCTGCAATGAACCGAACGGTAGAAGGGATTGTGGCGATTCGAGAAACTGTTTCACAAACACGACAAAAAGTCAAGTATCTTGGAGAATCTTCCCAAAAGATTTCCACTGTCGTCAACCTGATTAGTGAATTTGCCTCACAAACCAAGATGTTGGCGTTTAATGCCTCGATTGAGGCGACGCGTGCTGGGGAACAAGGGCGAGGGTTTGCGATCGTAGCAGATGAAGTGCGAACACTAGCGCAGCAATCGGCAGAAGCAAGTCGAGAAATCGAGAAGTTAATTGCCGCCATCCAGGGAGAAACCAATGAGGTAATCGCCGCCATGGAAGCGGGTACTGAGCAGGTTGTGATGGGAACCAAATTGGTGGATGAAACACGGCATACCTTGAGTAAGATTACCGTTGCGTCTGCTGAAGTCAGCCAACTGGTTGAAGAAATCGCTCAAGCGGCAAGCGAGCAATCCGGTGTTTCGGAAACGGTAACCCAAACCATGACGAATGTGGCTCAAATTTCCGACAAAACCTCCCAAGAAGCCACTGTTGTATCGTCCTCCTTTGAGGAACTCCAACGGGTTGCCAAGGCTCTGCAAGAAGATGTGGCTCAATTCAAAGTCAGCTAA
- a CDS encoding chemotaxis protein CheW, with the protein MSNSSSVPNSLLPLPNSASSSEREPFLRFNLEPDTTALLPLPQLTEVFNIHISQIVPIAHMPSWIRGVYNWRGEILWIADLGHLVGLTPSYQQHRSTLMYTTVVLHSLSHPVTSTTVKPQLLGVIVNRLEDIEWCDLEQIQPPPSSIVHQGLLPFLQGYWWKSDDEMLAVFDGEAIMAAMPKQNV; encoded by the coding sequence ATGTCCAATTCTTCGTCAGTTCCCAACTCCTTATTACCACTCCCGAATTCAGCGTCTTCCAGTGAAAGAGAACCGTTTTTGCGGTTTAATCTAGAGCCGGATACAACAGCACTCTTACCACTGCCTCAATTGACTGAAGTATTCAACATTCACATCAGTCAAATTGTGCCCATTGCTCACATGCCATCTTGGATCAGAGGAGTCTACAACTGGCGTGGCGAAATTCTCTGGATAGCAGATTTGGGGCACTTAGTTGGACTGACTCCCAGTTACCAACAGCATCGCAGTACTTTAATGTATACAACCGTTGTATTACACTCTCTCTCCCACCCCGTAACCTCTACCACCGTTAAGCCGCAGCTACTCGGTGTCATTGTCAATCGCCTGGAAGATATTGAGTGGTGCGATTTAGAGCAAATCCAGCCCCCACCATCATCCATCGTTCATCAAGGTTTACTGCCATTTTTGCAGGGCTATTGGTGGAAATCAGATGATGAAATGTTAGCTGTTTTCGATGGTGAAGCGATTATGGCTGCGATGCCGAAGCAGAATGTTTGA
- a CDS encoding response regulator, whose product MNTALIVEDSLSEQEIISGCLLQGGLNVLKANNAEEAIARISHQKPDVIILDVVLPDRSGFELCRELKGKAETSQIPIVICSTKGGKLNQRWGMKHGADAYLVKPIDQEELVDTVKNLLKS is encoded by the coding sequence ATGAACACCGCCCTAATCGTTGAAGATTCCTTGAGTGAACAAGAAATTATATCTGGTTGTCTGCTGCAAGGAGGTCTTAATGTATTAAAAGCCAACAATGCAGAAGAAGCCATTGCAAGAATCAGTCATCAGAAACCGGATGTGATTATCTTAGACGTCGTCCTACCCGATCGCAGTGGATTTGAATTGTGCCGCGAACTGAAAGGCAAAGCAGAAACGAGCCAAATTCCAATTGTTATCTGCTCGACCAAAGGAGGCAAGCTAAATCAACGGTGGGGCATGAAGCATGGAGCAGATGCCTACTTAGTCAAACCCATTGACCAAGAAGAACTCGTGGATACTGTTAAAAATCTGCTCAAAAGCTAA
- a CDS encoding response regulator: MKTQISFNFLEKYRFKQSKKAQVIETFQKVQFSGQMIWVSPNNEKRWTLYFCQGRIMYATGGTHPVRRWARNIAAYCPQIQVDFTELQHELLKLNLDSFISSWEYQLFGLWLKQKKITEAQVEQVIQSVLEEVIFDLSQEDGLTHQINEYPCTSQPLAVIDEKQVIADVQQLWQAFWNAQIVGYSLNKAPIIKQHQPLQDCTSERVYQALTQLLNGENTLRDLAVKMKRDVVQVIRLLLPYLKSGLVELISISDLPDPVGRTVLNLPSQPINPTKPLIACVDDSVAVCQTLEKLLTAAGYRFISINDGLRALTSLLASKPDLIFLDLMMPNTNGYEICSQLRKAPSFRNTPIVILTGNDGIVDQVRAKLFGASDFLSKPVDAGKVLNTISKHLSPNELTYKGVQFEG; the protein is encoded by the coding sequence ATGAAAACTCAAATAAGTTTTAATTTTCTAGAGAAATACAGATTTAAACAATCGAAAAAAGCTCAAGTTATTGAAACGTTTCAGAAAGTTCAGTTTAGTGGACAAATGATATGGGTATCTCCAAATAATGAAAAAAGATGGACTCTTTATTTCTGCCAGGGTCGCATTATGTATGCCACAGGTGGAACTCATCCAGTCAGACGCTGGGCAAGAAACATAGCCGCTTATTGCCCTCAGATTCAGGTTGATTTTACAGAACTGCAACACGAGCTTTTAAAGCTTAATCTTGATAGTTTCATCAGTAGCTGGGAATACCAACTATTTGGCTTGTGGCTAAAACAGAAAAAAATTACCGAAGCTCAAGTTGAACAAGTCATTCAATCAGTCTTAGAAGAGGTAATTTTTGATTTGTCGCAAGAGGATGGTTTGACTCATCAAATCAATGAATATCCATGTACATCTCAGCCACTTGCCGTGATTGATGAGAAACAAGTGATTGCAGATGTTCAGCAGCTTTGGCAAGCGTTCTGGAATGCTCAAATTGTTGGTTATTCTCTCAACAAAGCACCTATTATCAAGCAGCATCAGCCATTACAAGACTGTACATCAGAAAGGGTTTATCAAGCTCTAACCCAACTGCTAAATGGAGAAAATACTCTGCGCGATTTAGCGGTCAAAATGAAGCGGGATGTCGTACAAGTCATTCGTTTACTTCTACCTTACCTTAAATCAGGATTAGTAGAACTTATTAGCATCTCCGATCTACCTGATCCGGTGGGTCGAACAGTTCTGAATCTACCATCTCAGCCGATCAATCCTACCAAACCGCTCATTGCCTGTGTCGATGATAGTGTGGCCGTTTGTCAAACTCTAGAAAAGCTTTTAACCGCAGCCGGTTATCGATTTATTAGCATTAATGATGGCTTGCGAGCGCTCACAAGTCTTTTAGCCTCTAAGCCGGATTTGATATTTTTAGATTTGATGATGCCCAATACCAATGGTTATGAAATTTGTAGCCAATTACGCAAGGCTCCATCGTTTCGTAATACTCCCATTGTAATTTTGACGGGAAATGATGGCATTGTTGATCAAGTTCGAGCTAAACTTTTCGGTGCATCAGATTTTTTGAGTAAACCCGTCGATGCGGGAAAAGTCCTCAACACGATCTCTAAGCATTTATCGCCAAATGAGTTGACTTACAAAGGGGTGCAATTTGAAGGTTAG
- a CDS encoding VWA domain-containing protein, producing the protein MKVGLHSALNDAHVDANQPSSQRQLSIAIGAIASGQVRNVPLNLCLVLDHSGSMNGRPLETVKKAAIQLIERLNPGDRISIVAFDHRAKILVKNQVIDDIDGVIKQIKRLSADGGTAIDEGLKLGIEEVAKGKAETVSQVFLLTDGENEHGDNKRCLKLAELATSYTITLNTLGFGANWNQDVLENIADAGGGTLSYIERPEQAADEFGRLFERAQSVQLTNAYLLFSLMPKVRLAELKPIAQVAPETIELPVQREGDKFMVRLGDLMTDAERVILANLYLGQLPQGRQAIAKLQVRYDDPGVGAEGLLSEVVSIEADVQGVYQPALNPQVQKSILALAKYRQTQIAEAKLQEGDRSGAATMLQTAAKTALQMGDQSAATVLQTSATRLQAGEELSEADRKKTRIVSKTILQE; encoded by the coding sequence ATGAAAGTTGGTTTGCACTCTGCTCTGAATGATGCCCATGTTGATGCCAATCAACCGAGTAGTCAGCGTCAGCTGTCGATTGCGATCGGTGCGATCGCATCTGGGCAAGTTCGCAATGTCCCCTTGAATTTGTGCCTGGTTCTCGACCACAGTGGTTCGATGAACGGACGCCCTCTGGAAACTGTGAAAAAGGCCGCGATTCAATTAATCGAGCGGTTGAATCCAGGCGATCGCATTTCGATCGTCGCCTTTGATCACAGAGCCAAAATCTTGGTCAAGAACCAAGTGATCGATGACATCGATGGTGTAATCAAACAGATCAAACGGCTGTCGGCGGATGGTGGTACAGCGATTGATGAAGGTCTCAAGCTGGGAATTGAAGAAGTCGCCAAAGGCAAGGCAGAGACTGTGTCTCAGGTCTTTCTACTCACCGATGGGGAGAATGAACATGGCGACAACAAACGCTGCCTCAAATTAGCGGAACTGGCAACCAGCTACACCATCACGTTGAACACCTTAGGCTTTGGAGCCAATTGGAACCAAGATGTCTTGGAAAACATTGCGGATGCTGGAGGTGGCACTCTCTCCTATATTGAACGCCCAGAACAAGCGGCTGATGAATTTGGCAGACTGTTTGAGCGTGCTCAATCGGTGCAGCTTACCAATGCCTACCTTCTCTTCTCTTTAATGCCTAAGGTGCGGTTGGCGGAACTTAAACCCATTGCTCAGGTCGCTCCAGAGACGATTGAATTGCCCGTGCAACGAGAGGGCGACAAGTTTATGGTGCGCTTGGGAGATTTGATGACGGATGCGGAACGGGTGATTTTAGCGAACCTTTATCTCGGTCAACTACCACAGGGGCGTCAAGCGATCGCTAAACTGCAAGTGCGTTACGATGACCCAGGCGTCGGGGCAGAAGGTCTACTCTCGGAAGTGGTATCGATCGAGGCAGATGTTCAGGGTGTTTATCAACCCGCTCTCAATCCTCAGGTGCAAAAGTCTATTCTGGCTTTGGCGAAGTATCGGCAAACTCAAATTGCAGAGGCCAAATTGCAGGAGGGCGATCGCTCCGGTGCGGCAACGATGCTGCAAACGGCGGCAAAAACTGCCCTGCAAATGGGCGATCAAAGTGCGGCGACTGTATTACAAACTAGCGCCACTCGCTTGCAAGCTGGGGAAGAACTTTCAGAAGCCGATCGCAAGAAAACCCGCATTGTTTCCAAAACCATTTTGCAGGAGTAG
- a CDS encoding ATP-dependent Clp protease proteolytic subunit yields the protein MNLPIQAVQSPYYGNTSYRTPPPDLPSLLLNERIVYLGMPLVPAVTQLIIAELLFLQYQDPDKPIKIYVNSTGTSRYDGEPIGFETEAFAICDTMSYIKPPIHTICLGSAMGMAAMLLSAGTKGCRASLPNASIVLHQPKSYTRGQATDIQIRAKEVLANKATMIDILSRNTGQPSEKIVKDMDRLFYMTPQQAKEYGLIDRVLETTEVPPAIAAGVS from the coding sequence ATGAACTTACCCATTCAGGCTGTTCAGTCACCCTACTACGGTAATACCAGTTACCGGACACCGCCGCCAGACTTACCTTCATTGTTGCTGAACGAGCGGATTGTTTATCTGGGTATGCCCTTGGTGCCAGCAGTAACCCAATTAATCATAGCTGAACTCCTGTTTTTGCAGTACCAAGACCCTGACAAGCCGATTAAAATCTACGTCAATTCCACCGGCACCTCTCGTTACGATGGCGAACCCATTGGCTTTGAAACAGAAGCCTTTGCCATTTGTGACACGATGAGCTACATCAAGCCACCCATCCATACCATTTGCCTGGGTTCAGCCATGGGCATGGCGGCGATGCTGTTGTCAGCCGGGACAAAAGGCTGTCGAGCCAGTTTGCCGAATGCCTCAATCGTTCTGCACCAGCCCAAGAGTTACACTCGCGGTCAAGCCACGGATATTCAAATTCGGGCGAAGGAAGTGTTGGCGAATAAGGCCACGATGATCGATATCCTATCTCGCAACACCGGTCAGCCATCGGAAAAGATTGTCAAAGATATGGATCGACTGTTTTACATGACGCCCCAACAGGCGAAAGAGTATGGTCTGATTGACCGCGTGCTGGAAACCACTGAGGTTCCCCCTGCCATAGCGGCTGGTGTTTCTTAA
- a CDS encoding ATP-dependent Clp protease proteolytic subunit: protein MPIGIPKVPYQLPGSQYTEWVDIYNRLYRERIIFLGQEVDDEIANQIIAVMLYLDSEDNTKDIYLYINSPGGMVTAGMAIYDTMQHIKSDVVTICVGLAASMGSFLLAAGKKGKRLALPHSRIMIHQPSGGTRGQATDIEIEAREIIRIRHQLNQIYANNTGQTLQKIEKDMDRDFFLSAQEAKEYGLIDRVIEERPN, encoded by the coding sequence ATGCCTATTGGCATCCCCAAAGTCCCCTATCAGCTGCCTGGATCTCAGTACACAGAGTGGGTTGATATTTACAACCGTCTCTACCGGGAACGGATCATTTTTCTAGGGCAAGAGGTTGATGATGAAATTGCCAATCAGATCATTGCTGTGATGCTTTATCTGGACTCGGAAGACAACACCAAAGATATTTATCTCTATATCAACTCCCCTGGTGGCATGGTTACAGCCGGCATGGCCATTTATGACACCATGCAGCACATTAAGTCCGATGTCGTAACCATTTGTGTCGGACTGGCGGCGTCGATGGGTTCTTTCTTACTCGCGGCTGGGAAGAAGGGCAAACGCTTAGCGTTGCCCCACTCCCGGATTATGATCCACCAACCGTCTGGGGGTACGCGTGGACAAGCCACCGATATTGAGATTGAAGCCAGAGAAATCATCCGCATCCGGCATCAATTGAACCAAATTTACGCAAACAATACGGGTCAAACCCTTCAGAAGATTGAGAAAGACATGGATCGTGACTTTTTCCTGTCTGCTCAAGAGGCTAAGGAATATGGGCTGATTGACCGCGTGATTGAAGAGAGACCAAATTAG
- a CDS encoding J domain-containing protein, with translation MDLANCYRLLGLTYGASLTEVKASYRRLARRYHPDVNAGDKLTQEKFIKLTEAYKLLLSVIKEPVGSAAVSSVSQTVATKSAPQEAGGMPRSPSTVKVTRKPPVVHYTPPLSDMDKQLKWNAYEQLQQLLKCRRFARATALVEGLAQRIPLDPEVRQWQAIAYISWGRHLTHEGQLDKARIYLKKALKTDPHNRSLWAEIEKDFQRIEQML, from the coding sequence ATGGATCTGGCGAATTGCTACCGCTTGTTGGGTTTAACGTATGGAGCTTCTCTGACTGAAGTTAAGGCGTCTTATCGACGTCTAGCGCGTCGGTATCATCCTGATGTCAACGCGGGAGATAAGCTCACTCAAGAAAAATTTATTAAGTTGACGGAAGCTTATAAGCTTCTGTTGAGTGTGATTAAGGAGCCGGTAGGGAGTGCGGCGGTATCTAGCGTCTCCCAAACGGTGGCGACGAAAAGTGCGCCTCAGGAGGCTGGGGGAATGCCACGATCACCATCAACCGTGAAGGTGACGCGTAAGCCCCCCGTGGTGCATTACACTCCACCCCTGTCGGACATGGACAAACAGCTAAAGTGGAATGCTTATGAGCAGCTTCAACAACTGCTGAAATGCCGACGTTTTGCGCGGGCAACCGCACTGGTTGAAGGTTTAGCGCAACGCATTCCCCTCGATCCAGAAGTGCGCCAGTGGCAGGCGATCGCTTACATTAGTTGGGGACGACATCTGACCCACGAAGGGCAACTGGACAAGGCTAGAATTTATCTCAAAAAAGCCCTCAAGACAGACCCCCATAACCGTTCCCTTTGGGCCGAAATCGAAAAAGATTTCCAACGGATTGAGCAGATGCTGTGA
- a CDS encoding bifunctional serine/threonine-protein kinase/ABC transporter substrate-binding protein, producing MNYCINPNCSNRQNLDDWEYCQTCGTQLLLNNRYQIIRALRTGQGYNSEIFEVKDLNEGGTSKVLKSLAIKHKNSKFAELFEKEAQILIWLSSAWQKHPGIPQVKPDGYFPCAIGKGFQKLQCLVMEKIEGQNLEEWIEENQPISQAQALNWLQQIVEILDKLHRQGLWHRDIKPSNIMLKPDGQLVLIDFGTVGVGETRIISTYYTPQEQIEGKTVPQSDFFALGRTFVYLLTGKHPYDLPKNAETEELVWRNLASPISNALAQLIDDLMAPAPINRPHNTQEIRQRIQLIDNKSHSEINNSTYTITFFPNSNPSDVTQLPSDITNQPRRFPVKISWAGGAILLLGLAGTLVYQVLPCEGLGNFKPCLATLGDKLSSGEQLLIPGSATQEKQKGVLAFREGQYSTAVEWLQQAQNQEKSDPETLIYLNNARINAQKSQFYTIAVAVPLDTSSEGLNSGLEILRGVAQAQNEFNQERKGVGVKVLIADDDNKSAHAKQIAKDLVNKKEVLAVVGHFTSDSTLAASEIYQQNQLVFISPTSTSEDLSVQEKSHSPNFFFRTVPSDRVTAQALASYLNQQVNLQTAVVFYNPGSKYSKSLQHQFQESLSKHGGKVVNKLDLSTPILNSGKAIDEVGKQGANVIALFPNSQSLILNKTIKLIIANQCRYFMVGGDTIYTPEILDVVGKEVKNCLVVAVPWHQMNSPDRKFPQVAEKLWGGQVSWRTALAYDATRVLLTAVAKSSNPSRLLLQQTLSNSNFKAMGATGTISFQANGDRKEPQIQLVQVQLDKQGKPVFISLETTR from the coding sequence ATGAACTACTGCATTAACCCAAACTGCTCGAATCGGCAAAATTTGGACGACTGGGAGTATTGTCAAACGTGCGGTACTCAATTACTCCTTAATAACCGCTATCAAATCATTAGAGCACTACGCACGGGGCAAGGTTACAACAGCGAAATTTTTGAGGTTAAGGATTTAAATGAAGGGGGAACCTCAAAAGTTTTAAAATCCTTAGCGATTAAACATAAAAATAGCAAATTTGCTGAATTATTTGAAAAAGAAGCTCAGATTTTAATTTGGTTAAGTTCAGCTTGGCAGAAGCATCCTGGAATTCCCCAAGTCAAGCCAGATGGATACTTTCCCTGTGCAATTGGTAAGGGTTTCCAGAAATTGCAATGCTTGGTAATGGAGAAAATTGAGGGACAGAACTTAGAGGAATGGATAGAAGAAAATCAGCCTATCTCTCAAGCACAAGCCCTCAACTGGCTACAACAAATTGTAGAAATTTTGGATAAACTCCATCGGCAGGGGCTTTGGCATCGAGACATCAAACCCTCGAATATCATGCTAAAACCCGATGGACAACTTGTATTGATTGACTTCGGTACTGTCGGAGTTGGGGAAACCAGAATTATTTCTACTTACTACACTCCCCAAGAGCAAATTGAGGGAAAAACTGTTCCACAGTCTGATTTTTTTGCCCTAGGGCGCACCTTTGTCTATTTACTCACTGGTAAGCATCCCTATGATTTACCTAAAAATGCTGAAACAGAGGAATTGGTGTGGCGAAACCTAGCGTCTCCAATCTCAAACGCTCTCGCTCAATTAATTGATGATTTAATGGCTCCTGCGCCAATCAATCGGCCTCATAATACTCAAGAAATTAGGCAGCGTATTCAGTTAATTGATAACAAGAGTCATAGTGAAATTAATAATAGTACTTATACAATCACTTTTTTCCCCAACTCTAATCCATCGGATGTCACTCAACTTCCGAGTGATATTACAAATCAGCCCCGAAGATTTCCAGTCAAAATTTCGTGGGCGGGGGGTGCCATTCTGCTGTTGGGATTAGCAGGAACTTTAGTTTATCAGGTACTTCCCTGTGAAGGATTGGGAAATTTTAAACCGTGTCTAGCTACTTTGGGCGACAAGTTAAGTTCTGGAGAACAACTATTAATCCCTGGTTCTGCAACCCAGGAAAAGCAAAAAGGTGTGCTCGCATTTCGAGAGGGGCAATATAGCACGGCGGTTGAGTGGTTACAACAAGCACAAAACCAGGAAAAAAGTGACCCAGAGACTTTAATTTATCTGAATAATGCCCGAATTAATGCCCAAAAATCTCAATTTTATACGATTGCGGTGGCTGTTCCTTTGGATACCAGTTCAGAGGGTTTGAATTCTGGGTTAGAAATTTTACGGGGCGTTGCCCAAGCCCAAAATGAATTTAACCAAGAACGGAAAGGAGTGGGGGTTAAAGTATTAATCGCAGATGATGACAATAAATCTGCTCATGCTAAACAAATTGCGAAGGATTTAGTCAACAAAAAAGAGGTGCTCGCTGTTGTTGGTCATTTCACCAGTGATTCAACACTAGCTGCGTCGGAAATCTATCAACAAAATCAGTTAGTTTTTATTTCTCCCACTAGCACTTCTGAAGATTTATCAGTCCAAGAAAAGTCTCATTCCCCCAATTTCTTTTTTCGCACGGTGCCGAGCGATCGCGTCACAGCTCAGGCATTGGCTAGTTACTTGAACCAACAAGTCAATCTACAAACGGCGGTAGTGTTTTATAATCCCGGTAGTAAATATAGCAAGTCTCTACAACACCAATTTCAGGAAAGCTTGAGCAAGCATGGAGGCAAGGTTGTAAACAAGTTAGATTTATCGACCCCCATCCTGAATTCGGGAAAGGCGATAGATGAAGTGGGAAAACAAGGAGCCAATGTTATTGCTCTATTTCCCAATAGTCAAAGTTTAATTTTAAATAAAACGATAAAACTGATTATTGCCAATCAATGTCGCTATTTTATGGTAGGAGGCGATACTATTTATACACCTGAAATTCTGGATGTCGTCGGAAAAGAAGTAAAAAACTGCTTAGTTGTCGCCGTCCCCTGGCATCAGATGAATAGTCCTGACCGCAAATTTCCCCAAGTCGCTGAAAAGTTATGGGGAGGACAAGTGAGTTGGCGCACGGCTTTGGCTTATGATGCCACTCGTGTTTTGCTCACGGCTGTAGCAAAATCCTCAAATCCCAGTCGTCTGTTGTTGCAGCAAACCTTATCAAACTCTAATTTTAAAGCGATGGGAGCTACAGGCACGATTAGTTTCCAAGCAAATGGCGATCGCAAAGAACCCCAAATCCAATTGGTGCAAGTCCAACTCGATAAGCAGGGAAAACCTGTATTCATCTCATTAGAAACAACTCGTTAA